A section of the Pimelobacter simplex genome encodes:
- a CDS encoding WhiB family transcriptional regulator: protein MTTSVLEPTLDELLPCRLNDAELWFAESPSDVEAAKALCVDCPVQAMCLAGALERREPWGVWGGELFLAGVVIPRKRPRGRPRKDAAA from the coding sequence ATGACGACCAGTGTTCTCGAGCCGACGCTGGACGAGCTGCTGCCGTGCCGGCTGAACGATGCCGAGCTGTGGTTCGCCGAGTCCCCGTCGGATGTCGAGGCCGCCAAGGCGCTGTGCGTGGACTGCCCGGTCCAGGCGATGTGCCTCGCCGGCGCGCTGGAGCGGCGCGAGCCGTGGGGCGTCTGGGGCGGCGAGCTGTTCCTGGCCGGCGTGGTGATCCCGCGCAAGCGGCCCCGGGGCCGGCCGCGCAAGGACGCCGCCGCGTAG
- a CDS encoding DUF5679 domain-containing protein, with the protein MAETWSGEFYCVKCKAKREAEGEVKVNEKGTRMAKAVCPECGTNLNRILGKA; encoded by the coding sequence ATGGCGGAGACCTGGAGCGGCGAGTTCTACTGCGTGAAGTGCAAGGCCAAGCGCGAGGCCGAGGGCGAGGTCAAGGTCAACGAGAAGGGGACCCGGATGGCCAAGGCCGTCTGCCCCGAGTGCGGCACGAACCTCAACCGCATCCTCGGCAAGGCCTGA
- a CDS encoding enoyl-CoA hydratase/isomerase family protein, whose amino-acid sequence MSDSAVKSPTPPVLTHLRLERPSAGVALLVLDLPEMRNAMSDEMTASWVAAVDHLAADPTVRAVVVTGEGKGFCSGGNLSWLASEPDATVDDLRTRMLPFYRAWLSIRRLEVPTIAAINGAAIGAGLCLALACDLRYAARGAKMGVPFTRLGIHPGMAGTYLLPEVVGPAAARDLFLTGRLVDADEALGLGLVSRVLEPSAFLDEVLATAADIAAAAPIATRLTKGALQRGHADLEAALAWEALAQPVTLATADLQEGIRAAQEKRPARFEGR is encoded by the coding sequence ATGTCTGATTCCGCCGTGAAATCGCCCACGCCCCCCGTGCTGACCCACCTGCGCCTCGAGCGGCCCTCGGCGGGGGTCGCGCTGCTGGTCCTGGACCTGCCGGAGATGCGCAACGCGATGAGCGACGAGATGACCGCCTCCTGGGTCGCGGCGGTCGACCACCTGGCCGCGGACCCCACCGTGCGGGCCGTCGTGGTCACCGGGGAGGGCAAGGGGTTCTGCTCCGGCGGCAACCTGAGCTGGCTGGCCTCGGAGCCCGACGCGACGGTGGACGACCTGCGCACCCGGATGCTGCCGTTCTACCGCGCGTGGCTCTCGATCCGCCGCCTGGAGGTGCCCACGATCGCCGCGATCAACGGCGCCGCGATCGGTGCGGGGCTGTGCCTGGCCCTGGCCTGCGACCTCCGGTACGCCGCGCGCGGCGCCAAGATGGGCGTGCCGTTCACCCGGCTGGGGATCCACCCGGGCATGGCGGGCACCTACCTGCTGCCCGAGGTGGTGGGCCCGGCCGCGGCGCGCGACCTGTTCCTGACCGGGCGGCTGGTCGATGCCGACGAGGCGCTGGGCCTGGGCCTGGTCTCGCGGGTGCTGGAGCCCTCGGCCTTCCTCGACGAGGTGCTGGCGACCGCGGCGGACATCGCCGCCGCCGCGCCGATCGCGACCCGGCTGACCAAGGGCGCGCTCCAGCGCGGGCACGCCGACCTGGAGGCGGCGCTGGCCTGGGAGGCGCTCGCGCAGCCGGTGACGCTGGCCACGGCGGACCTGCAGGAGGGGATCCGGGCCGCGCAGGAGAAGCGCCCGGCGCGCTTCGAGGGGAGATAG
- a CDS encoding PHP domain-containing protein, with translation MTEEQYDGTPVAALRRIAFLLERGRADSYKVKAYRGAAGAILALPPDEVGARAAAGTLTELPGVGASTARVIAQAAEGQLPDKLAEVEAQYGGPQTSGGAGETLRAALRGDLHSHSDWSDGGSPIEEMAMTAMELGHDYLVLTDHSPRLKVARGLSAERLTRQLDVVAAVNEHLDGAGFRLLRGIEVDILDDGRLDQTDQMLGRLDVRVASVHSKLQMDADQMTKRMVAAVRNPFTNVLGHCTGRLVTGARGTRGQSRFDARAVFEACAEEGVAVEINSRPERRDPPTRLLELARDIGCVFSIDSDAHAPGQLDYPVLGCERAEAAGIEADRIVNTWPVERLLDWARPGAD, from the coding sequence GTGACCGAGGAGCAGTACGACGGCACGCCGGTGGCGGCGCTGCGCCGGATCGCCTTCCTGCTGGAGCGCGGGCGCGCGGACAGCTACAAGGTCAAGGCCTACCGCGGCGCGGCCGGCGCGATCCTGGCGCTGCCGCCCGACGAGGTCGGCGCGCGGGCGGCGGCCGGCACGCTCACCGAGCTGCCCGGTGTGGGCGCGAGCACGGCCCGGGTGATCGCCCAGGCGGCCGAGGGGCAGCTGCCCGACAAGCTGGCCGAGGTCGAGGCGCAGTACGGCGGCCCCCAGACCTCCGGCGGCGCCGGTGAGACACTGCGGGCCGCGCTGCGCGGCGACCTGCACTCCCACTCGGACTGGTCCGACGGCGGCTCGCCCATCGAGGAGATGGCGATGACCGCGATGGAGCTCGGCCACGACTACCTCGTGCTCACCGACCACTCGCCGCGGCTCAAGGTCGCCCGCGGGCTCTCCGCGGAGCGGCTGACCCGCCAGCTCGACGTGGTCGCGGCCGTCAACGAGCACCTCGACGGGGCCGGCTTCCGGCTGCTGCGGGGGATCGAGGTCGACATCCTCGACGACGGGCGACTGGACCAGACCGATCAGATGCTGGGGCGCCTCGACGTGCGGGTGGCGAGCGTCCACTCCAAGCTCCAGATGGATGCCGACCAGATGACCAAGCGGATGGTGGCCGCGGTGCGCAACCCGTTCACCAACGTGCTCGGCCACTGCACCGGTCGCCTGGTGACCGGGGCCCGCGGCACCCGGGGCCAGTCCCGCTTCGACGCCCGCGCGGTCTTCGAGGCCTGTGCCGAGGAAGGGGTCGCGGTCGAGATCAACTCCCGGCCCGAGCGGCGCGACCCGCCGACCCGGCTCCTGGAGCTGGCCCGGGACATCGGCTGCGTGTTCTCGATCGACAGCGACGCGCACGCGCCGGGTCAGCTCGACTACCCGGTCCTGGGCTGCGAGCGGGCCGAGGCGGCCGGCATCGAGGCCGACCGGATCGTCAACACCTGGCCGGTCGAGCGGCTGCTCGACTGGGCGCGCCCCGGAGCGGACTGA
- a CDS encoding M48 metallopeptidase family protein: MGTPRVEVRRSGRRRRTVSAYRDGEKIVVLVPDNLTGTEERAWVSKMVARVERRERRSAAPRRWSDDALTTRAQELSDAYLGGLAVPESVRWVGNQRARWGSCTPRDRSIRLSERLQRMPEWVIDYVLVHELAHLIEPHHDEKFWGWVAHYPAAEKAKGYLAGWSDAARIDRPPSEQVVPGEDVD; the protein is encoded by the coding sequence ATGGGCACTCCTCGGGTGGAGGTACGGCGGTCGGGCCGCCGGCGGCGGACCGTGTCCGCCTACCGTGACGGCGAGAAGATCGTCGTGCTCGTCCCCGACAACCTCACCGGCACCGAGGAGCGTGCCTGGGTCTCCAAGATGGTCGCCCGGGTCGAGCGCCGCGAACGACGCAGCGCCGCGCCGCGCCGGTGGAGCGACGACGCGCTGACCACCCGCGCCCAGGAGCTCAGCGACGCCTACCTCGGCGGCCTGGCGGTGCCGGAGTCGGTGCGCTGGGTCGGCAACCAGCGCGCGCGCTGGGGCTCGTGCACGCCCCGGGACCGCTCGATCCGGCTCTCCGAGCGTTTGCAGCGGATGCCGGAGTGGGTGATCGACTACGTGCTCGTCCACGAGCTCGCCCACCTCATCGAGCCGCACCACGACGAGAAGTTCTGGGGCTGGGTCGCGCACTACCCGGCCGCGGAGAAGGCCAAGGGCTACCTGGCCGGCTGGTCCGACGCCGCCCGGATCGACCGGCCGCCCTCGGAGCAGGTCGTGCCCGGCGAGGACGTCGACTAG
- a CDS encoding NUDIX hydrolase: protein MTLHDDALAVLRGWRAPDAVEEALRRRYVTHLESAPDGMWRSSYPDHITAGTLVIDATGDRVLLNLHRKAGRWFHFGGHCEDGDATLADVARREAHEESGLTALTFHPEPVQLDLHTVPFCGDRGEVRHLDVRYVAAAPPDATAVVSDESLAVRWWPIGDLPELEPAMHTLIARARARAALS, encoded by the coding sequence GTGACGCTGCACGACGACGCGCTGGCCGTGCTCCGCGGCTGGCGCGCGCCCGATGCCGTCGAGGAGGCCCTGCGCCGGCGCTACGTCACCCACCTGGAGTCGGCTCCCGACGGGATGTGGCGCTCGTCGTACCCGGACCACATCACGGCGGGCACCCTCGTCATCGACGCCACCGGCGACCGGGTGCTGCTCAACCTGCACCGCAAGGCCGGGCGCTGGTTCCACTTCGGCGGGCACTGCGAGGACGGCGACGCCACCCTCGCCGACGTCGCCCGCCGCGAGGCGCACGAGGAGAGCGGCCTGACCGCGCTCACCTTCCACCCCGAGCCGGTCCAGCTCGACCTGCACACGGTGCCCTTCTGCGGCGATCGCGGGGAGGTACGCCACCTCGACGTGCGCTACGTCGCCGCGGCTCCCCCGGACGCCACGGCCGTGGTCAGCGACGAGTCCCTCGCCGTGCGCTGGTGGCCGATCGGCGACCTGCCCGAGCTCGAGCCGGCCATGCACACGCTCATCGCCCGCGCCCGCGCCCGCGCGGCGCTGAGCTAG
- a CDS encoding zinc-dependent metalloprotease produces MTDNPGDDQPNPFKGTPFEQIFGALGGAFPGAGGAGGAGGMAFFQQLQSLMQPHDGPLNWNAANDIARQTAAQEPDPSTTQRDRDRVSDAVQLADHWLDTATGFPSGVTTTAAWSRAEWLVETQPVWKVLVEPVAARSVTGLAGGLPEEMKAAAGPLVGIIGQAVGGMMAMQIGQGLGALAGEVLSASDIGLPLGAPGKAALVMANVRAFAEGLDVTEDDVILYLALREAAHQRLFAHVPWLREHLIGAVTDYAQGLEINAQQIQDRVQEQLRGIDPSNPEAMQSLLEGGLFDPPQTPAQTAALSRLEIALALVEGWVDEVVGMATHERMPAATKLREAVRRRRAAGGPAEQTFAALVGLELRPRRLRDASTLWGGLRSRSGQEARDGVWMHPDLLPTAADLDDPLSFRAEATQPETLSEDEFDAELRKLLDGPDSPEAPDSPEAPGAPDAG; encoded by the coding sequence CGGCATGGCGTTCTTCCAGCAGCTCCAGTCCCTGATGCAGCCGCACGACGGCCCGCTCAACTGGAACGCCGCCAACGACATCGCGCGCCAGACCGCGGCCCAGGAGCCCGACCCGTCCACGACCCAGCGCGACCGGGACCGGGTCTCGGACGCCGTCCAGCTCGCCGACCACTGGCTCGACACCGCGACCGGCTTCCCCTCCGGCGTCACCACGACCGCCGCCTGGAGCCGCGCCGAGTGGCTCGTCGAGACCCAGCCGGTCTGGAAGGTCCTCGTCGAGCCCGTCGCCGCGCGCTCGGTGACCGGGCTGGCCGGGGGGCTGCCCGAGGAGATGAAGGCCGCGGCCGGTCCGCTCGTCGGCATCATCGGCCAGGCCGTCGGCGGGATGATGGCGATGCAGATCGGCCAGGGCCTCGGCGCGCTGGCCGGCGAGGTGCTGTCCGCCTCCGACATCGGGCTGCCCCTGGGCGCGCCCGGCAAGGCCGCCCTGGTGATGGCCAACGTGCGCGCCTTCGCCGAGGGCCTCGACGTCACCGAGGACGACGTCATCCTCTACCTCGCGCTGCGCGAGGCCGCCCACCAGCGGCTCTTCGCCCACGTGCCGTGGCTGCGCGAGCACCTGATCGGTGCGGTCACCGACTACGCCCAGGGTCTCGAGATCAACGCCCAGCAGATCCAGGACCGGGTCCAGGAGCAGCTGCGCGGCATCGACCCCAGCAACCCCGAGGCTATGCAGAGCCTGCTCGAGGGCGGACTCTTCGACCCGCCGCAGACGCCGGCCCAGACCGCCGCGCTCTCCCGCCTCGAGATCGCGCTCGCGCTGGTCGAGGGCTGGGTCGACGAGGTCGTCGGCATGGCGACCCACGAGCGGATGCCGGCCGCCACCAAGCTGCGCGAGGCGGTCCGCCGCCGCCGCGCCGCCGGCGGCCCCGCCGAGCAGACCTTCGCCGCGCTGGTCGGCCTCGAGCTGCGCCCGCGCCGGCTCCGCGACGCCTCCACGCTGTGGGGCGGGCTGCGCAGCCGCTCGGGCCAGGAGGCCCGCGACGGCGTCTGGATGCACCCCGACCTGCTCCCCACCGCCGCCGACCTCGACGACCCGCTGTCGTTCCGGGCCGAGGCGACCCAGCCCGAGACGCTGAGCGAGGACGAGTTCGACGCCGAGCTGCGCAAGCTGCTCGACGGCCCCGACTCCCCCGAGGCGCCCGACTCCCCCGAGGCGCCCGGCGCGCCCGACGCCGGGTGA